The Streptococcus respiraculi sequence CGTAGTGGCAATTTCTCACGGAGCGCAGCCTCATCAATTTGGATAATCTTGATACCAGCCGTCTCTAGGTCCAGTACCTCTTCCTTAATCGCAAGGGCAATCTGTAAAGTAGATTCCTTAATCGAAATATCTTCACGCGGGAAAGACCAGTTAAGAATGGTCACAGGGCCCGTCAGCATGCCCTTGACAGGCTTCGTTGTTCTACTTTGTGCATAGCTGGACCATTTGACGGTAATCGGCTGTAAGCGCGTAACATCCCCCCATATGATTGGTGGCTTCACACCACGCAGACCGTAGGATTGGACCCAGCCGTTCTTACTAAAGAGGTAGCCAGACAGGTTTTGTCCGAAGTATTCTACCATGTCGTTGCGCTCAAATTCACCATGAACCAAAACATCAAAGCCAACTTCTTCCTGCCAGTTAATCCAATCATCAATCTGTTTTGCGAGAAATTTATCGTATTCTTGAGCGGACAAATTCCCTTTGCGGAAGGCCAGCCGGTTTGCTCGAACCTCTTCTGTCTGCGGGAAGGAGCCAATGGTGGTCGTTGGCAATTCTGGCAAGTTGAGGCGTTTAGCCTGTAGCTTCTCCCGCTCGCTAAAGGCTGGTAAGCGGGTATAATCCGCTTCTGTCAAACCTGCGATGCGACGTGCCAAGTCTGTGTTTTTGCCAACACGTTCTGTGTCAAACAAGACCTTGTTCTTTTCTAAAATCTCTTTTTCGCCACTTGTCACAATGGCGTCCAAGTCACGGAGTTCCGCTAGTTTTTCCACCGCAAAGGCAAAATGCTCTAAGACATCTGCTTCAAATGTTTCATTGGCTGTGGTAAATGGTACGTGGAGTAGCGAACAAGAGGTGTTTAGCACGATATTGTCAGCAGGAATCTTCTCTAAAATCGCAAGGCTCTTTTCGTAGTTGTTGCGCCAGATATTTTTCCCATTGACAATACCTGCATAGAGGACTTTATCTGCTGGGAAACCTGTTGAGACGAGGTCAAGCGTCTTTTTCCCCTCGACAAAGTCTAGCCCCAGGCCGTCAATTGGTAAGGCAATCAAGTCGTCATAGACATCTCGCACATCGCCAAAATAGGTTTGGACAAGGACAGACAAGCCCTTTTTATCAGCTAAGAGTTTGGTATAAAGATTTACGAAAAGGGCCTTTTCATTAGCTGCTATATCCTTGACTAAACTCGGCTCATCGAGCTGAATGTTTTCAGCACCAAGTCCTGCTAATCTTTCAAAGACTGCTTGATAGGTAGTGACAATGTCATCAAGATAATCAGTAGCTACCGTACCTTCTTCATAGTCTGCTAATTGGAGGAAGGTAAATGGTCCAATCAGAACAGGACGTGTTAGTAACCCTTGGGCTTTTGCTTCTGTAAATTCCTCAAAAATTTTCTGGCTAGCTAGTTCTACTTTTGTATCTTTTTCAAATTTCGGAACGATATAGTGGTAGTTAGTATTGAACCATTTTTTCATCGGGAGGGCTCTGACATCTCCTTTTTCCCCCTGATAGCCACGTGCAAGAGCAAAGTAACGTTCCAAGTCTGTCAAGTCTAAATCCTGCACTGTTTTTGGAATCACATTGAGCAAGAATGCGGTATCTAGGACATTGTCATAATGAGAGAAATCGTTGCTAGGGATTTCTGAAATCCCAGCTTTTTTGACCAAGTCCCAGTGCTTGCTGCGGAGGTCCTTAGCAGTTTCCAGCAATTTTGCTTCACCAATTTCTCCTCTGAAGTATTTTTCCGTTGTAAATTTTAACTCACGAAACTCGCCCAAACGTGGAAATCCAATAATTGTTGTTGCCATAAGAAGCCTCCAAATCTTTTTCTTGACACTATCCTAACAGAAAATAGTGCATTTGTATAATTGAAAATGATTAGGAATAGATATAGCTATAAACTATATAACATTTTGTGTTATTTCAGTAAAATAGAGAAAATGATATAGTTTTTAAAAATGATTGCACATAAGATGGTATGAAAAGTGATAAAATCTGAGGCTGTTTATTCCAAAAGATAAAAAATTTTAAAGAGCCGATAAAACATCTATATTAGACAGAGGGAATGGCGCATGATACTATAACAGATACATCCATAGAAAGGTGGCATGAAGATGAAAAAAGTGATTGTCGGAATTACAGGAAATGAAAAGGAAATGCCACTCATGTCTGGCTTGACCTATGTTGCGGTGGCGAAGGATTTGGCTGAAGGGGTGAAAGCTGCGGGTGGTCTGCCAATTGTCATTCCAATTGGGACACCTGAAATGGCGAAAGATTATATTCAGATGATTGATAAATTAATTCTCTCAGGAGGACAGCATGTCAGTCCACAATTTTATGGTGAAGAGCAGTTAATCAATAGTGATGATTATTTACTCGAGCGAGATCAATTTGAACTGGCCTTAATCAAAGAGGCATTGAAACAAGAAAAACCAATTTTTGCTGTTTGTCGTGGTATGCAACTGTTAAATGTTGCGCTAGGTGGTAGTTTGAAGCAAGATGTCAAACACCATTGGCAGCCACAATTAGAGGGAACATTGCATAGTTTGCAGGTAAGACCAAATAGTCGTGTGAGCCGACTCTTTGCCGAGGGGAGCCAAATCAATTCTTTTCATCATCAAAGTATCAAGGATTTGGCACCTGTGTTAAAGGTGACGGCTCGTGATCCGCGTGATGGGACTATTGAAGCTGTAGAAGGGCGTGGGAGATTACCGATTTTAGCAGTCCAGTGGCATCCAGAATTTTTATGCAGGGATTGTGACAGTAACCGACAGTTGTTTGACTACCTCGTTCACCGGCTGTAGGAGCTTGGCCATAAGAAAATAGAAAACAGAGTGAGGACAATTGAGACTGGGCAGTCAAGATTCTCCTCGCTTTTTGTATCCGCTGTCACACTTTAGAGCACATATCTAGTGGCTTTTTTCTAGCCTTAGGAGTAGACTATAGGTAAAGAGGGTTCGTGTTTCTAGCTTAACTTGATGGAAGGAGGCTGTACCATGTTTGAATCTACTCTACCTCATATTAAAAAATATTATCCCCTGCTCATCATTTTAGGTTTTCTTTTCTGGATTAGTCCCTTCTTTCTTCCAGACGAGATGACTATTACAACGCAAAATCATCTTGGTTGGGGTTATGTTGTGACCTTGTTTATTTTGCCGATATTAGGTGCGCTCAGCTTTCCATTTTCTCTTTATTTCAAAGAGAAGAAGTGGATGCTACCGAGTCTAATGCTCTTACTAGCTTTTCCGATTTCAATCTGTATTCAGATTTTTCTGCTTTTCTTCTTTTAAGGAGGCCTTTTATGTTACACGCACTTTCTCAATTCAGTAAAAAACACACGTCACATCTCATCTTGCTAGGATTTTTTGTCTTGATTGCATCGGTTTTAATACTCGTTACCCCTAAAGTGGTACGAGCTCTATTTTTAGCAGTAACAGATTGGCACACGGTTACAATCGTTTGGTTGGTTCCAATTATCGGTGTCCTTGCCCTTCTTTGTTCTCTCTATCTCAAACGCAAGAAATACCTATTTTTCAGTCCTTGCTTAATCTTTGCCCAACCGCTTTTCTATCTTCTGTGGGTTGCAAGTTTTTATCTCTTTGTTTGGGGATACGGTGTGATTCATTGGCTATATAGTTTCTTTCATTAAGGCGTATAGCCTAGCCTTGCAGTTGAATGTCGTGCTAGGCAAGGAGTTGCAGGCAAAACTTGAGTTAGCTAAGGATTATGGTATACCCCTATTTTCAACAAGGCTGAGACAAAAGTGTCCAGCCTTGCTTCTTTTATAGTTTTAACAGTTTGAAGCTTGTAAAACGTCGAGAAATCAGCATTCTATTAGAAGAGGCTAGCGAACGTTTTTTTACTACCTTTATTTCCAGTCTTCAACAGTCCATTGGACTGTTGAAGCAAGACACGTTAACGATGTAATCAATGCTAACGGATATAGCTATAGTTAAAAACTATAGAGTTTACAAAATACCCATAAAAGATTTTTAAGTGGCACATAAAAATTCTATATTGGTCAAATAGTGGCTCTTGTGATAAGCTATGTATAGTTCATTTTTAAGGAGTGTAAAATTATGAAATTGAAAAAATTAGCTAGCTTAGCAGTAGTTGCTTTTGCTTCAGTTGCAGCTTTGGCAGCATGTGGTTCAGGAGCTTCAAAAGATGATAATGTTCTTCACATCGGTGTGATGAGTTTAAGCGGATCAGAAGAAGCACGTTGGGATAAGGTTCAAGAGCTTCTTGGTGATAAGGTAAAATTAGAGTTCACTCAGTTCACAGACTACTCACAACCAAATAAGGCGGTAGCTGAAAATGAAGTTGATATCAATGCCTTCCAGCACTACAACTTCTTAGAAAATTGGAACAAGGAAAATGGGGAAGACCTAGTAGCAGTTGCTGATACCTATATCTCTCCAATCCGCCTTTATTCTGGTACAGAAAAAGGAAAAAACAAATACAAGTCTGTCGATGAAATTCCAGACGGATCTGAAATTGCAGTACCAAATGACCCAACCAATGAAAGCCGTGCGCTTTACCTTCTTCAATCAGCAGGTTTGATTAAACTAGATGTATCTGGCAAAGAATTAGCAACCGTTGTTAACATCAAAGAAAATCCTAAGAAGTTGAAAGTGACAGAATTAGATGCTAGCCAAACAGCGAGCTCGCTTCCATCTGTTGCAGCTGCAGTGGTAAACAATAACTTTGTTCGTGACGCAGGACTTGACTACAAGAATGCCCTTTACAAAGAACAAAAAGATGAAAATTCACACCAATGGTATAACTTGATTGCAGCGAAAAGCGATTGGGAAAAATCACCAAAAGCAGATGCGATCAAAGAATTGGTGAAAGCATTCCATACAGACGAAGTGAAAAAAGTCGTTGAAGAATCTTCTGACGGCATGGACGAACCAGTTTGGTAAAAAAGACAAAATGCTATGGTGGATATCCTCATAGCATTTTCTGTTCATCATGCATACTGACATATACCTAATGCTTATTGAAATTCAAAAATAATCAACGTACTCATCATTAACAATCTTAAAACATATAAATTGCTTACATTGACAACATTAAGATAGTGATTGGGTTAGTTTGAAAATATGGTAAGCCGAAGGTGTTTGCACATAGGCTATTGTTGATAGTAGTAGAGTATAAATAGTAGAAATTTCTATTTTTGATAGATTCTTAGGTAGTGCAGACGCAATATAGAGTATGATATAATAGGACTAGAGAAAAGTGGTAGCTGAACCCCGACAAGGAGAAAGAATGGCAAGACAAGCAGAACAAATTAAAAAATTTGAAGCAGATGCGATTACACAGGCTTATTTTGAAAAGTTGAAGGTATTGATTTCCAAGAAGTCGATTTTTGCGCAGCAGATTGGACTTTTGGATGTAGCGACCTATCTGAAGGAAATCTTTGAGGAAGCAGGAGCCGAGGTGGTCTTGGATGACAGTTATGCAGCGCCATTTGTCATGGCAACTTTTACTAGTCCTTATCCAGATGCCAAGACCTTGATTTTCTACAACCACTATGATACGGTGCCTGCTGACGGAGATCAGGTTTGGACGGATCAACCTTTTGAACTCAGTATAAGAGACGGCTATATCTATGGTCGTGGGGTGGACGATGACAAGGGGCATATCACGGCTCGTTTGTCAGCAGTACAGAAATACCTTGCTCAGCACGAGACGCTTCCAGTCAATATCATCTTTATCATGGAAGGAGCAGAAGAATCCGCTTCGGTTGATTTGGAAAAATATCTGGAAAAATACCAGCCCCACTTGGTCGGAGCTGACTTGCTAGTGTGGGAACAGGGCTCTCGTAATGTCTTAGGGCAGTTAGAAATTTCAGGTGGCAATAAGGGAATTGTGACCTTTGATGTTACGGTGAAAAGTGCGGATTTAGATATTCATTCGTCCTACGGCGGGGTAATTGATTCGGCTAGCTGTTATTTGATGTCCGCTCTTCAGTCCATGCGAGACAGGGACGGCCGTATCCTTGTTGACGGTATTTATGAGCAGGTAGAAGAACCTAACGAACGTGAACTGGCCTTAGTGGAAGAATTTGCCCTAGCAACCAGTGAGTCAGTGACCGATATTTATGGCTTGACCCTGCCGACCTTGGTCTCAGACAGAAGAGCATTCTTGAAACGTCTTTATTTTGAGCCGTCTATGACCATTGAAGGATTTTCAACAGGCTACCTAGGAAAGGGTGTGAAGACCATTATTCCTGCTGAGGCTCGTGCGAAAATGGAAGTGCGCTTGGTGCCAGGTTTAGAGCCGCATGACATCTTGGATAAGATTCGTAAGCACCTAGTAAAACACGGTTTTGAGAAGGTAGAAGTGACTTTTACTCTTGGTGAAATGAGTTACCGTAGCGACATGTCTGCGCCAGCTATTTTGAATGTCATTGAGCTTGCAAAACGCTTGACGCCAGAAGGAGTGGCAGTGCTTCCGACCTCACCGGGGACAGGTCCTATGCACACGGTCTTTCATGCCTTGGGAGTTCCGATTGCAGGATTTGGCCTGGGAAATGCCAATAGCCGTGACCATGCAGGCGATGAAAATGTCAGCATTGCAGACTATTACAGCCATATCGAATTAGTAGAGGAGTTAATTGCAAGTTATGCGTAAGGAGATTATTACACTAGACAATATTGATGTGACTTTTCATCAGAAGAAACGCACCATTGAAGCGGTGAAAGATGTCACGATTCATATTGAACAAGGCGATATCTATGGGATTGTTGGCTATTCAGGTGCTGGGAAGTCAACCTTGGTGCGGGTGATTAACCTCTTGCAGGTGCCCACTGCTGGTCGCATTTGTATCAATGATGACGTCATTTTTGAGGGCAGTAAGGTGACCTTGAATGCCGCTCAATTGCGGACCAAACGCCGCGAAATCGGGATGATTTTTCAACATTTCAATCTAATGGCTCAGATGACAGCTGCCGAAAATGTAGCCTTTGCCTTGAAACATTCGGGCTTGTCTAAGGAAGAAAAAAAGGCCAAGGTAGCGAAACTCTTGGACTTGGTTGGCCTAGCAGACCGAGCTGAGAATTACCCAGCCCAGCTTTCGGGTGGTCAAAAGCAACGTGTAGCCATTGCCCGTGCTCTTGCCAACGATCCGAAAATCTTGATTTCTGACGAGTCGACTTCTGCCCTTGATCCAAAAACCACCAAGCAGATTTTGGCCTTGTTGCAAGAACTCAACGAAAAATTGGGCTTGACTATTGTCATGATTACCCATGAAATGCAGATTGTCAAGGATATTTGTAACCGAGTAGCTGTTATGCAGGATGGACGTTTGATTGAAGAGGGGTCTGTTTTAGAGATTTTCACGCATCCAAAAGAAGTACTGACACAAGACTTTATCAAAACAGCAACAGGAATCGATGAAGCCTTGGTGAAAATCTATCAGCAAGATATTGTCAAATACCTGCCAGAAGACAGTCTCTTGGTTCAGTTTAAGTACGCAGGTTCTGCAACTGACACGGCGATTATCAATGATTTGTATAAGACCTACCAAGTGTCGGCCAATATCTTGTATGGAAATATTGAGATTTTAGATCATACACCGGTTGGAGAAATGGTCTTAATTTTAACAGGTCATCAAGAACAGTTACGTGAGGCCTTGACTGCTGTGACCACGGCTAATGTAGAGGTGATGATTTTGAAAGGAGAACTATAGGATGAATGAATTACTTTCGTGGATTCAGGCCAATTTTCCCCACATTTACAAAATGGGTTGGGGTGGACAAACGGGCTGGGGAACCGCTATTTACAGTACCTTTTATATGACCTTTGTTTCCTTTGGAATCGGTGGTGCGATGGGCTTGATTTCAGGTTTATTCCTTGTCTTGACAGGTCCGCGCGGTATTGCGGAAAATCGTGGCGTTTTTTGGATTTTGGATAAGGTGGCTTCTGTCTTACGTGGGATTCCCTTTATCATCTTGCTTTCAGCTATCTCACCTGTTACCAGAGCGATTGTCGGAACGTCAATCGGGATGAATGCAGCCCTTGTGCCCTTGTCTTTGTCTGTCTATCCGTTCTTTGCCCGTCAGGTTCAGGTAGTTCTTTCAGAGTTGGACGGTGGGGTGATTGAGGCAGCCCAAGCGTCGGGTGCTACCTTTGGCGATTTGATTATGGTCTATTTCCGTGAAGGATTACCAGACTTGATCCGCGTGACAACTCTAACCTTGATTTCCCTTGTTGGCTATACAGCTATGGCTGGAGCAATTGGAGCAGGTGGGTTGGGACAAGTGGCTCTTTCATATGGCTATTTACGCTCAAATGATGATGTTACTTTCCTTGCGACACTTCTTATTCTGATTTTTATCTTTGTTATCCAATTTGTGGGCGATTTGATCACCCGAAAAATTAGTCATAAATAAGACAAAATCAAGAGTTATTGAAAGAAGTAAAAAACTTTCCTAATTTAAGTTTCGATTTCCGATTTTCGGAAGCGGAGCGAGCCTCATCAGATACTTTTTGATGTGGTAAAAGTAGCACAAAAGAACTTTTTCAATTTAAAACCAAGCGCCTTGCTTGGTTTTTTGCTATACTAGATTTAGTAAACGAATAGGAGGACGACATGAAAACATATACAATGAATAACGGGCTCACCATTCCAGCACTTGGCTTTGGAACTTATTTGTCAAAAGATGGGGACGAAGTCTACAACGCGGTGCGTAAGGCTTTGGAAGTGGGCTACCGCCATATTGACACAGCAGCTTTTTATGGTAATGAGGAGAGTATCGGACGAGCGATTAAGGATTCGGGAATTGCTCGTGAGGAGCTCTATATTACGACTAAATTGTGGAATGATGCGCATGGATATGAGGAAGCAAAGGCTGCCTTTGCCTTGTCTATGGAAAAATTGCAGTTGGACTATCTTGACTTGTACCTGATTCACTGGCCAAATCCAGCAGGCATTCGGGACCGTTGGCAAGAAGCCAATGCTGCTGCTTGGCGGGGCATGGAAGAGTTGGTTGCAGAAGGGAAAATCCGTTCCATCGGTGTCAGCAATTTCATGGTGCGTCACATGGATGAGCTCTTAAAAACAGCAACCATTATCCCTGCGGTCAATCAAATTCGTCTAGCACCTGGTGTTTATCAAGAGGAGATTGTCGAGTATTGCCGTGAGAAAAACATTGTCATCGAGGCTTGGAGTCCGCTCGGTCGTGGGGAACTATTTAACCATCCAACCATGCTGGCCCTCGCTGAAAAATATGGAAAAACGGTAGCTCAAGTAGCACTTGCTTGGTCATGGGCTCAAGGATTTTTACCTCTACCAAAATCAGTGACAGACAGCCGAATTGTAGAAAATCTGGATTTTGAAGACATTGCCTTGTCAGAGGAAGATATCGTAGCTATCACAGCCATTACAGGTGTGACAGGAGCCTACAATCCAGATGAAGTGAATTTCTAGTATACCAACAGGAGCTTGTCTTGTTCACTCCCTAGAAATTTTTTACAGAGTATGGATAGACAGCCGAAGGATTTTCTGCTATACTAGCAGATAAGAAAGAGGGTCGCTTGGTACAGCCTTTAGCGAGTTTGGGACAGTGAAAGCCAAACGGAAAGTCAGAGTGATTGGCGCTTTCTCAAGCATTTTTAAGAACAAAATGAAGTAATAAATTAGGGTGGAACCGCGTTTCAACGCCCCTATGGAAACATAGGAGTGTTGGCGCGTTTTTTGATTTTTCTGCGTGTGGCATGAAGACACCCGACATTTATCACGCTCAAATAGAAAGAGAGAAAAGCATGTCTAACAAATTAACTTTTCACCTTGCCAAAGTTGCTAACAAACCTAAAGGGTTGAGCAACTAACGGCAATCGCTATGGCGAATTGCCTAGGCTATGCACTTGTTTTCCTTTCAAAAGATGGTTGTTTTTGAAAGAAAAACGTCGCAAATGATAAGTATTAAGAAAGAGAGAAACCAATGTCTAACAAATTAACCTTTCAAGAGATTATTCTGACCTTGCAACAGTTTTGGAATGAGCAGGGCTGTATGTTGATGCAGGCTTATGATACGGAAAAAGGGGCGGGAACGATGAGTCCTTACACTTTCTTGCGTGCTATTGGTCCTGAACCGTGGAATGCAGCTTATGTTGAGCCAAGTCGTCGCCCAGCAGACGGTCGTTACGGAGAAAATCCTAACCGTCTCTACCAGCACCACCAATTCCAAGTGGTCATGAAACCAAGTCCAAGCAATATTCAAGAATTGTATTTGGAATCTTTGGAGCGCCTTGGGATCAATCCTTTGGAGCACGACATTCGCTTTGTAGAAGACAACTGGGAAAATCCGTCGACTGGTTCAGCAGGTTTGGGCTGGGAAGTCTGGCTTGACGGTATGGAAATCACCCAATTTACCTATTTTCAACAGGTTGGGGGGCTTGCAACAGCTCCTGTTACAGCCGAGGTGACTTACGGTTTGGAGCGTCTAGCTTCTTATATCCAAGAGGTGGACTCGGTCTATGACATCGAGTGGGCTGACGGGGTCAAATACGGGGAAATCTTCCTCCAACCAGAATATGAGCATTCAAAATACAGTTTTGAAATCAGCGACCAAGACTTGCTTCTAGCGAACTTTGAAAAATTTGAAGTAGAAGCAAAACGTTGTCTTGACGAGCACTTGGTGCACCCTGCCTTTGACTATGTCTTGAAATGTTCGCATACCTTTAATCTGCTCGACGCACGTGGTGCGGTTTCAGTAACCGAGCGGGCAGGCTATATCGCACGGATTAGAAACCTAGCGCGCGTGGTCGCAAAGACCTTTGTGGCAGAAAGAAAACGCCTTGGTTATCCGCTGTTGGATGAAACAACAAGAGCGCAATTATTAGCAGAGGAGGCAGAATAAGATGGCTAAAAATTTACTGGTAGAACTTGGCTTAGAAGAGATCCCAGCTTACATTGTGACGCCTGCCATGGTGCAGTTGAAAGACCGCATGGCACAATTTTTGACAGATAACCGCTTGGATTTTGAAGAGGTTGAGATGTTTTCAACCCCTCGTCGTTTAGCAGTGCGTGTCCGTGGCTTGGCAGATCAGCAAGAGGATTTGACAGAAGATTTCAAAGGCCCAAGCAAGAAAATTGCCTTGGACGCTGATGGGAATTTCACCAAAGCGGCAGAAGGTTTTGTCCGTGGTAAGGGCCTCACGATCGCAGACATCACCTTCCGAGAAATCAAAGGGGAAGAATATGTCTATGTGACCAAGCACGAAAAAGGAAAATCAGCCAAGGAAGTTTTGACTGGTATTCCAGAGGTGCTTGCTTCTATGACCTTCCCAGTCAGCATGCACTGGGCTTCTAACAAATTTGAATACATCCGCCCTGTTCATACTTTGACAGTCTTGTTAGATGATGAAGCGCTGAAGATGAATTTCCTTGATATTTCATCAAGTCGTATCAGTCGCGGTCATCGTTTCCTTGGTCATGAAACAGAAATTGCGACAGCAGACAGCTACGAAGATGACTTGCGGAAGGAATTTGTCATTACAGATAGCACAGAGCGCGAACAGATGATTGTTGAGCAAATCAGAGCGATTGAAAAAGCGCACGATGTGGTTGTTGAGATTGACCAAGACTTGCTCAATGAAGTCTTGAACTTGGTCGAATACCCGACTGCCTTCATGGGAGCTTTTGATGCCAAATACCTCGAAGTTCCAGAAGAAGTTTTGGTAACTTCAATGAAGAATCACCAACGCTACTTTGTTGTCCGTGATAAGACGGGTAAACTCCTTGCGAACTTCATCTCTGTCCGCAACGGAAATGCGGAGTTTCTGGACAATGTCATCAAAGGGAATGAGAAAGTCTTGGTAGCACGTTTGGAAGACGGTGAATTCTTCTGGCGGGAAGACCAAAAATTAGAGATTGCAGACCTTGTGGAGCGCCTGAAAGCCGTGACCTTCCATGAGAAGATTGGCTCCCTTTATGAACATATGGGGCGTACAGCAGCTATTAGCGCTCTCTTGGCTGATCAAGCTGGGCTTTCTGAAGAGGAAAAGACAGACCTTGCGCGTGCAGCAGCTATTTACAAATTTGACCTCTTGACCGGCATGGTCGGTGAATTTGACGAATTGCAAGGGATCATGGGAGAGAAATACGCTCTTCTTGCAGGGGAGACACCAGCCGTTGCGGCAGCTATTCGGGAGCATTACCTGCCAAACAGTGCAGAAGGTGCTCTTCCTGAAACGAAGGTAGGAGCAGTCCTTGCCCTTGCAGATAAATTAGACACGATTTTGTCCTTCTTCTCCGTTGGCTTGATTCCAAGTGGCTCCAATGACCCATATGCCCTTCGTCGTGCAACCCAAGGTGTGGTACGGATTTTGGAGGCCTTTGGCTGGACGATTGCCATTGATGAATTGGTAGAAAAACTCTACGCTCTTGAACATGATAGCCTTGCCTATGAACATCAGACAGAAGTGCTTGATTTCTTCCGCGCTCGTGTAGAGAAAATGATGGATAAGAGTATACCGAAAGACATTGTGATAGCGGTCTTAAACAGCACCAACTTTGTAGTCAGTGCCATGATTGAAACAGCTCATCTTTTGTCAGAAAAAGCCAAAACAGTAGCTTTCAAATCAGCGGTTGAAAGCCTCTCTCGTGCCTTTAACTTGGCAGAAAAAGCAGAGTCAGCCATGGTAGTAGATAGCAGTCTCTTTGAAAATGCTGAGGAAAAAGCTTTGGCAGAAGCTATAGAGAAGATTTCCTTGACTACAGACTTGGCAAGTGATATCGACAAACTCTTTGCTCTTCAACCAGTGATTGACGCTTTCTTTGACAATACCATGGTCATGGTCGACGACGAAGCCGTGAAGAATAACCGCTTGGCTTTACTTGCAGCATTGACCACCAAGGCACAACAGGTTGCCCAATTTAACCAAATCAATACCAAATAGGAGGAAAAATGGAGCAAGCAAAGATTGATCGGATCAATGAATTAGCCAAAAAGAAAAAAGAAGTTGGCTTGACAGAAGAGGAAGTAAAGGAGCAAGCGGCCCTTCGTGAAGAGTACATCGAAGG is a genomic window containing:
- the metE gene encoding 5-methyltetrahydropteroyltriglutamate--homocysteine S-methyltransferase produces the protein MATTIIGFPRLGEFRELKFTTEKYFRGEIGEAKLLETAKDLRSKHWDLVKKAGISEIPSNDFSHYDNVLDTAFLLNVIPKTVQDLDLTDLERYFALARGYQGEKGDVRALPMKKWFNTNYHYIVPKFEKDTKVELASQKIFEEFTEAKAQGLLTRPVLIGPFTFLQLADYEEGTVATDYLDDIVTTYQAVFERLAGLGAENIQLDEPSLVKDIAANEKALFVNLYTKLLADKKGLSVLVQTYFGDVRDVYDDLIALPIDGLGLDFVEGKKTLDLVSTGFPADKVLYAGIVNGKNIWRNNYEKSLAILEKIPADNIVLNTSCSLLHVPFTTANETFEADVLEHFAFAVEKLAELRDLDAIVTSGEKEILEKNKVLFDTERVGKNTDLARRIAGLTEADYTRLPAFSEREKLQAKRLNLPELPTTTIGSFPQTEEVRANRLAFRKGNLSAQEYDKFLAKQIDDWINWQEEVGFDVLVHGEFERNDMVEYFGQNLSGYLFSKNGWVQSYGLRGVKPPIIWGDVTRLQPITVKWSSYAQSRTTKPVKGMLTGPVTILNWSFPREDISIKESTLQIALAIKEEVLDLETAGIKIIQIDEAALREKLPLRRSDWYEDYLDWAIPAFRLVHSTVAADTQIHTHMCYSEFTDIIPAIDNMDADVISFEASRSNLVILDELKAQNFQTQVGPGVYDIHSPRVPAEGEIDQTIQAILAKVPSHKVWINPDCGLKTRGIKETRESLIRLVKAARAARQTITD
- a CDS encoding gamma-glutamyl-gamma-aminobutyrate hydrolase family protein translates to MKKVIVGITGNEKEMPLMSGLTYVAVAKDLAEGVKAAGGLPIVIPIGTPEMAKDYIQMIDKLILSGGQHVSPQFYGEEQLINSDDYLLERDQFELALIKEALKQEKPIFAVCRGMQLLNVALGGSLKQDVKHHWQPQLEGTLHSLQVRPNSRVSRLFAEGSQINSFHHQSIKDLAPVLKVTARDPRDGTIEAVEGRGRLPILAVQWHPEFLCRDCDSNRQLFDYLVHRL
- a CDS encoding MetQ/NlpA family ABC transporter substrate-binding protein encodes the protein MKLKKLASLAVVAFASVAALAACGSGASKDDNVLHIGVMSLSGSEEARWDKVQELLGDKVKLEFTQFTDYSQPNKAVAENEVDINAFQHYNFLENWNKENGEDLVAVADTYISPIRLYSGTEKGKNKYKSVDEIPDGSEIAVPNDPTNESRALYLLQSAGLIKLDVSGKELATVVNIKENPKKLKVTELDASQTASSLPSVAAAVVNNNFVRDAGLDYKNALYKEQKDENSHQWYNLIAAKSDWEKSPKADAIKELVKAFHTDEVKKVVEESSDGMDEPVW
- a CDS encoding M20/M25/M40 family metallo-hydrolase, which gives rise to MARQAEQIKKFEADAITQAYFEKLKVLISKKSIFAQQIGLLDVATYLKEIFEEAGAEVVLDDSYAAPFVMATFTSPYPDAKTLIFYNHYDTVPADGDQVWTDQPFELSIRDGYIYGRGVDDDKGHITARLSAVQKYLAQHETLPVNIIFIMEGAEESASVDLEKYLEKYQPHLVGADLLVWEQGSRNVLGQLEISGGNKGIVTFDVTVKSADLDIHSSYGGVIDSASCYLMSALQSMRDRDGRILVDGIYEQVEEPNERELALVEEFALATSESVTDIYGLTLPTLVSDRRAFLKRLYFEPSMTIEGFSTGYLGKGVKTIIPAEARAKMEVRLVPGLEPHDILDKIRKHLVKHGFEKVEVTFTLGEMSYRSDMSAPAILNVIELAKRLTPEGVAVLPTSPGTGPMHTVFHALGVPIAGFGLGNANSRDHAGDENVSIADYYSHIELVEELIASYA
- a CDS encoding methionine ABC transporter ATP-binding protein, translated to MRKEIITLDNIDVTFHQKKRTIEAVKDVTIHIEQGDIYGIVGYSGAGKSTLVRVINLLQVPTAGRICINDDVIFEGSKVTLNAAQLRTKRREIGMIFQHFNLMAQMTAAENVAFALKHSGLSKEEKKAKVAKLLDLVGLADRAENYPAQLSGGQKQRVAIARALANDPKILISDESTSALDPKTTKQILALLQELNEKLGLTIVMITHEMQIVKDICNRVAVMQDGRLIEEGSVLEIFTHPKEVLTQDFIKTATGIDEALVKIYQQDIVKYLPEDSLLVQFKYAGSATDTAIINDLYKTYQVSANILYGNIEILDHTPVGEMVLILTGHQEQLREALTAVTTANVEVMILKGEL
- a CDS encoding methionine ABC transporter permease; this translates as MNELLSWIQANFPHIYKMGWGGQTGWGTAIYSTFYMTFVSFGIGGAMGLISGLFLVLTGPRGIAENRGVFWILDKVASVLRGIPFIILLSAISPVTRAIVGTSIGMNAALVPLSLSVYPFFARQVQVVLSELDGGVIEAAQASGATFGDLIMVYFREGLPDLIRVTTLTLISLVGYTAMAGAIGAGGLGQVALSYGYLRSNDDVTFLATLLILIFIFVIQFVGDLITRKISHK
- a CDS encoding aldo/keto reductase is translated as MKTYTMNNGLTIPALGFGTYLSKDGDEVYNAVRKALEVGYRHIDTAAFYGNEESIGRAIKDSGIAREELYITTKLWNDAHGYEEAKAAFALSMEKLQLDYLDLYLIHWPNPAGIRDRWQEANAAAWRGMEELVAEGKIRSIGVSNFMVRHMDELLKTATIIPAVNQIRLAPGVYQEEIVEYCREKNIVIEAWSPLGRGELFNHPTMLALAEKYGKTVAQVALAWSWAQGFLPLPKSVTDSRIVENLDFEDIALSEEDIVAITAITGVTGAYNPDEVNF